One Alnus glutinosa chromosome 3, dhAlnGlut1.1, whole genome shotgun sequence genomic region harbors:
- the LOC133863730 gene encoding E3 ubiquitin-protein ligase At1g63170 isoform X2, translated as MDDPSLETNSSAQTDQYPLLMEHMGSHNDHEHIIDISRNGDASSSSSHDDQPPRMDSTQHEDRPSSGTRPPTYQTSLSSSNRLNSRTSSFRRRGDGYGRRRRSPLNSGLWISVELVVTGTEQDSPQSRQGSSQSNTPEPTSYTAISATQSLDEENIQTSENFSRNNQLGTLSARLNGLVDHFKMALDCFFAVWFVVGNVWIFGGHSSPSDAPKLYRLCIVFLSFSCIGYAMPFILCATICCCLPCIISILGSREDLSQTRGATPESINALPTYKFKLKKNGNVEDQEINSGVNEGGVLAAGTEKERAISGEDAVCCICLAKYADDEELRELPCFHVFHMECVDKWLKINALCPLCKSVIGECSATSLSARDSSQH; from the exons ATGGATGATCCCTCTCTGGAAACAAATAGCAGCGCTCAAACTGACCAATACCCTTTGCTAATGGAGCACATGGGAAGCCATAATGATCATGAGCACATAATTGACATATCTAGAAATGGTGATGCCTCATCAAGCTCTTCTCATGATGATCAGCCACCTAGGATGGATTCAACTCAACATGAAGATAGGCCATCAAGCGGCACAAGACCCCCAACTTATCAAACTTCTTTGTCTTCATCAAATAGATTAAACTCTAGAACTTCATCATTCAGGAGAAGAGGTGATGGCTATGGTCGTCGCCGTAGGAGCCCATTGAATTCTGGGCTTTGGATCTCTGTTGAGCTAGTTGTCACT GGTACCGAGCAAGATTCTCCTCAATCACGTCAAGGCTCTTCACAAAGCAATACTCCTGAACCTACATCTTATACTGCTATCTCTGCCACTCAATCTTTAGACGAGGAAAATATTCAGacctcagaaaatttctcaaggAACAATCAACTTGGAACCTTAAGTGCACG ACTCAATGGATTAGTGGACCATTTCAAGATGGCCTTGGATTGCTTCTTTGCGGTCTGGTTTGTTGTAGGCAATGTCTGGATATTTGGAGGTCACTCTTCGCCCTCTGATGCACCCAAGTTGTATAG GTTATGTATAGTATTTCTTTCCTTCAGCTGTATTGGATATGCCATGCCTTTCATACTATGTGCAACGATATGTTGCTGCTTGCCTTGCATAATCTCTATTTTGGGCTCTCGTGAGGATCTTTCTCAGACTAGAGGAGCTACCCCAGAATCTATAAATGCTCTGCCGACATACAAGTTCAAGTTGAAGAAAAATGGGAATGTTGAGGATCAGGAAATCAACTCAGGTGTGAATGAAGGTGGGGTATTGGCTGCAGGAACAGAAAAGGAACGTGCCATATCAGGAGAAGATGCG GTTTGTTGTATATGCTTGGCAAAATATGCAGACGATGAAGAGCTGAGGGAGCTGCCCTGCTTTCATGTCTTTCACATGGAGTGTGTTGACAAATGGTTAAAGATCAATGCTTTATGTCCACTTTGTAAAAGTGTGATTGGCGAGTGCAGTGCCACCTCATTGTCAGCGAGAGACTCCAGCCAGCACTAG
- the LOC133863730 gene encoding E3 ubiquitin-protein ligase At1g63170 isoform X1 produces the protein MDDPSLETNSSAQTDQYPLLMEHMGSHNDHEHIIDISRNGDASSSSSHDDQPPRMDSTQHEDRPSSGTRPPTYQTSLSSSNRLNSRTSSFRRRGDGYGRRRRSPLNSGLWISVELVVTVSQIIASVVVLSLSRNEKPKTPLFEWVVGYASGCVATLPILYWRYRNRNQGTEQDSPQSRQGSSQSNTPEPTSYTAISATQSLDEENIQTSENFSRNNQLGTLSARLNGLVDHFKMALDCFFAVWFVVGNVWIFGGHSSPSDAPKLYRLCIVFLSFSCIGYAMPFILCATICCCLPCIISILGSREDLSQTRGATPESINALPTYKFKLKKNGNVEDQEINSGVNEGGVLAAGTEKERAISGEDAVCCICLAKYADDEELRELPCFHVFHMECVDKWLKINALCPLCKSVIGECSATSLSARDSSQH, from the exons ATGGATGATCCCTCTCTGGAAACAAATAGCAGCGCTCAAACTGACCAATACCCTTTGCTAATGGAGCACATGGGAAGCCATAATGATCATGAGCACATAATTGACATATCTAGAAATGGTGATGCCTCATCAAGCTCTTCTCATGATGATCAGCCACCTAGGATGGATTCAACTCAACATGAAGATAGGCCATCAAGCGGCACAAGACCCCCAACTTATCAAACTTCTTTGTCTTCATCAAATAGATTAAACTCTAGAACTTCATCATTCAGGAGAAGAGGTGATGGCTATGGTCGTCGCCGTAGGAGCCCATTGAATTCTGGGCTTTGGATCTCTGTTGAGCTAGTTGTCACTGTGAGTCAAATTATAGCATCTGTTGTTGTTTTGTCATTGTCAAGAAATGAAAAGCCTAAAACCCCATTGTTTGAATGGGTCGTGGGTTATGCATCTGGCTGTGTTGCAACACTTCCTATTCTTTACTGGCGTTATCGTAACCGCAACCAGGGTACCGAGCAAGATTCTCCTCAATCACGTCAAGGCTCTTCACAAAGCAATACTCCTGAACCTACATCTTATACTGCTATCTCTGCCACTCAATCTTTAGACGAGGAAAATATTCAGacctcagaaaatttctcaaggAACAATCAACTTGGAACCTTAAGTGCACG ACTCAATGGATTAGTGGACCATTTCAAGATGGCCTTGGATTGCTTCTTTGCGGTCTGGTTTGTTGTAGGCAATGTCTGGATATTTGGAGGTCACTCTTCGCCCTCTGATGCACCCAAGTTGTATAG GTTATGTATAGTATTTCTTTCCTTCAGCTGTATTGGATATGCCATGCCTTTCATACTATGTGCAACGATATGTTGCTGCTTGCCTTGCATAATCTCTATTTTGGGCTCTCGTGAGGATCTTTCTCAGACTAGAGGAGCTACCCCAGAATCTATAAATGCTCTGCCGACATACAAGTTCAAGTTGAAGAAAAATGGGAATGTTGAGGATCAGGAAATCAACTCAGGTGTGAATGAAGGTGGGGTATTGGCTGCAGGAACAGAAAAGGAACGTGCCATATCAGGAGAAGATGCG GTTTGTTGTATATGCTTGGCAAAATATGCAGACGATGAAGAGCTGAGGGAGCTGCCCTGCTTTCATGTCTTTCACATGGAGTGTGTTGACAAATGGTTAAAGATCAATGCTTTATGTCCACTTTGTAAAAGTGTGATTGGCGAGTGCAGTGCCACCTCATTGTCAGCGAGAGACTCCAGCCAGCACTAG